The following coding sequences lie in one Arachis stenosperma cultivar V10309 chromosome 5, arast.V10309.gnm1.PFL2, whole genome shotgun sequence genomic window:
- the LOC130979101 gene encoding protein NUCLEAR FUSION DEFECTIVE 4-like: MAEWLLNRWTGAAAAIMIQWSCGASYTFSIYSPVLKSSQGYDQSTLDTVSVFKDIGANFGILSGLLYTAVTPYRSSGVECLSAKSKWASLGGPWVVLAAGAVQVFVGFMFMWAAVVGLIGTPPVWVMCFFAWLGANGQTFLNTTNVVTGLRNFPEYSGTIVGIMKGFLGLSGAILIQLYHTFCDGDPATYLLMLACLPAFICILLMFLVRIYEVRDSNYKKHLNGFSVVTVIIVAYLMFIIILQNFTSLSTWARMLTFVILMVLLALPYGIAIKAQWEESRSFAQTFSFERPPSTDSQKLIMSSSYSPSGDQSEYQELPSDAGQLQLNSDDMLTHEQEMNLLQAMCTIDFWMLFLTMISGLGSGLAMINNMSQIGESLGYSTIEINNMVSLWSMWNFLGRFGGGYVSDYIMHRKGWPRPLLMAATLGTMIFGHVIIAVGFPGNLYLGPVLVGICYGAHWSLMPTITSEIFGVRHMGTIFNTIAAASPLGSYLLSVKVVGYIYDKEADKEDNSCFGIHCFMSSFFILAAVSFIAFLAGLALYFRTRNFYKLVVLRRLKHSV; the protein is encoded by the exons ATGGCGGAGTGGTTGTTAAATCGGTGGACCGGCGCAGCCGCAGCTATAATGATCCAGTGGAGCTGCGGTGCATCGTACACCTTCAGCATCTACTCCCCAGTGCTCAAGTCCTCGCAAGGCTACGACCAATCCACGCTTGATACCGTTTCGGTGTTCAAGGACATCGGCGCCAACTTCGGCATCCTCTCCGGCCTCCTCTACACCGCCGTCACTCCCTACCGGAGCAGCGGCGTGGAGTGCTTGTCGGCAAAGTCGAAGTGGGCCTCATTGGGTGGTCCCTGGGTGGTGCTGGCGGCCGGGGCGGTCCAGGTGTTCGTGGGGTTCATGTTCATGTGGGCCGCTGTTGTTGGGCTCATTGGGACGCCGCCGGTTTGGGTTATGTGCTTCTTTGCGTGGCTTGGAGCTAACGGCCAGACGTTCTTGAATACCACTAATGTTGTCACTGGCTTGCGTAATTTCCCTGAATATAGTGGTACCATTGTGGGCATCATGAAG GGCTTCCTTGGACTCAGTGGAGCAATCCTAATTCAGCTGTATCACACATTTTGTGATGGCGACCCGGCCACATACCTTCTGATGCTTGCTTGCTTGCCTGCATTCATATGTATACTGCTAATGTTTTTGGTGAGGATCTATGAAGTGCGCGACAGCAATTACAAGAAGCATTTGAACGGTTTCTCAGTTGTCACTGTGATTATTGTTGCCTATCTCATGTTCATAATTATTTTACAAAACTTCACCAGCTTATCAACTTGGGCGCGCATGTTAACATTTGTAATCCTAATGGTTCTACTAGCACTCCCCTACGGCATTGCCATCAAAGCTCAATGGGAGGAGTCACGAAGCTTCGCGCAAACCTTCTCGTTTGAGAGGCCCCCTTCAACGGACAGCCAAAAGCTAATCATGTCGTCTAGTTATTCTCCATCAGGGGATCAATCGGAATACCAAGAACTGCCTAGTGATGCAGGGCAGCTACAATTGAATTCAGATGACATGTTGACCCATGAACAAGAAATGAACCTCTTGCAAGCTATGTGCACGATTGATTTTTGGATGTTGTTTTTAACCATGATATCAGGGTTAGGCTCGGGGCTTGCAATGATAAATAACATGAGCCAAATAGGCGAATCTCTTGGCTATAGTACAATTGAGATTAATAATATGGTGTCCTTGTGGAGTATGTGGAACTTTCTTGGCCGTTTTGGAGGTGGTTATGTATCTGATTATATCATGCATCGAAAAGGTTGGCCGAGGCCCTTGTTGATGGCAGCAACTCTGGGGACGATGATTTTCGGCCATGTCATTATAGCTGTTGGTTTCCCTGGAAACCTGTATTTGGGTCCTGTCTTGGTGGGAATCTGCTATGGTGCACATTGGTCCTTGATGCCTACTATCACTTCTGAGATTTTCGGTGTAAGGCATATGGGTACCATTTTCAACACTATTGCTGCTGCAAGTCCGCTTGGATCTTATTTACTTTCTGTCAAAGTTGTCGGATATATTTACGACAAGGAAGCCGATAAAGAAGATAACTCATGCTTTGGAATACATTGCTTCATGTCATCGTTTTTTATCCTGGCAGCTGTATCTTTTATCGCATTTTTGGCTGGTCTTGCATTATACTTCCGGACACGAAATTTCTATAAGCTAGTTGTGCTCAGAAGATTAAAACATTCTGTGTGA